The proteins below come from a single Fusarium verticillioides 7600 chromosome 3, whole genome shotgun sequence genomic window:
- a CDS encoding cystathionine beta-synthase (At least one base has a quality score < 10), translating into MASQVPHVPPRAATVLSATELIGNTPLVRLNKIPQSLGIECDVYVKPELFSAGGSVKDRIALRMIEEAEKSGRIKPGDTLIEPTSGNTGIGLALVGAIKGYKTIITLPEKMSAEKVSVLRALGATIIRTPTQAAWDAPESHIGVARRLEKELPNAHILDQYSNENNPLAHEYGTAEEIWEQTAGKINAIVAGAGTGGTITGLARGLKKHNKDIKVIAADPHGSILALPELLNEEHANESYKVEGIGYDFIPDVLDQQIVDKWYKTDDRQSFHLARRLIAEEGILVGGSSGSAMAAMILAVKEYNFKKGDVVVVVLPDSIRSYLSKFADDDWLAANDLLPVNGVESTVNGNSQKKTTDPYEGATIASLRLKPVTSVGANSSCSEAIETMRDKGFDQLPVLSANGHKLVGLVTLGNLLSYISRGRATAQSPVSDVMFDFARLDEIVTDPREFASPINPGKRRQFVEITKDTPLTTLSKFFEWNSAAVVTEKTDDSKSLSKPIAIVTKVDLLTWMINKKL; encoded by the exons atggcttctcAGGTCCCTCACGTTCCGCCTCGTGCTGCTACTGTCCTCTCGGCGACAGAGCTCATCGGAAATACTCCTCTCGTTAGACTTAACAAGATCCCCCAGTCGCTGGGCATCGAGTGCGATGTCTACGTCAAGCCAGAGCTGTTCAGCGCTGGAGGCAGTGTTAAGGACAGAATTGCTCTGCGCATGattgaagaggcagagaagagcGGAAGAATCAAGCCTGGCGACACTCTTATCGAGCCTACCAGTGGAAACAC TGGTATCGGTCTTGCTCTCGTCGGAGCTATCAAGGGCTACAAGACTATCATCACACTCCCTGAGAAGATGTCCGCCGAAAAGGTCTCCGTCCTCCGTGCCCTCGGCGCAACCATCATCCGTACTCCTACACAAGCTGCTTGGGATGCCCCCGAGTCTCACATCGGTGTTGCCCGCCGTCTCGAGAAGGAGCTACCCAACGCCCATATTCTCGACCAGTACAGCAACGAGAACAACCCTCTCGCCCACGAGTACGGCACCGCTGAGGAGATCTGGGAGCAGACCGCCGGCAAGATCAACGCTATTGTTGCCGGTGCTGGTACTGGTGGTACCATCACTGGTCTCGCTCGTGGTCTGAAGAAGCATaacaaggacatcaaggtcattgcTGCGGATCCTCACGGCAGTATCCTTGCTCTGCCTGAGCTTCTGAACGAGGAGCATGCCAATGAGTCTTATAAGGTGGAGGGTATCGGATATGATTTCATTCCCGATGTGCTTGATCAGCAGATCGTTGATAAGTGGTACAAGACCGATGACCGACAGTCTTTCCACCTTGCCCGACGACTTATCGCCGAGGAGGGTATTCTCGTTGGAGGTAGCTCTGGTTCCGCTATGGCTGCCATGATCCTCGCCGTGAAGGAGTACAACTTTAAGAAGGGCGATGTCGTAGTTGTTGTCCTGCCCGACAGCATCCGAAGCTACCTCTCCAAGTTCGCTGATGACGACTGGCTCGCCGCCAACGATCTCCTCCCCGTCAACGGTGTCGAATCCACCGTCAACGGCAACAGCCAAAAGAAGACTACCGACCCTTACGAGGGTGCCACCATTGCCTCTCTGCGCCTCAAGCCCGTCACATCCGTCGGTGCCAACTCCTCCTGCTCCGAGGCCATCGAGACCATGCGCGACAAGGGCTTCGACCAACTCCCCGTCCTCTCCGCCAACGGCCACAAGCTCGTCGGTCTCGTCACACTGGGTAATCTCCTAAGCTACATCTCCCGCGGCCGCGCCACCGCCCAGAGCCCCGTATCAGACGTAATGTTTGACTTTGCGCGCCTCGACGAGATCGTCACTGATCCTCGCGAATTCGCTTCCCCCATCAACCCCGGCAAGCGCAGGCAATTCGTCGAGATCACAAAGGATACACCCCTTACCACACTTAGCAAGTTTTTTGAGTGGAACAGTGCAGCGGTCGTCACTGAGAAGACTGACGACTCCAAGTCTCTGTCCAAGCCTATTGCTATTGTTACAAAGGTTGATCTCCTCACATGgatgatcaacaagaagttgTAG
- a CDS encoding hypothetical protein (At least one base has a quality score < 10), producing the protein MANFVATVEAIMTPSLATIIIGALIIIGAPIILHLILSSSRTYTVAPSVLLLGPANAGKTSLLTLFERGASGTETHTSQVSHDVELNASTDSENKHSYRNHDTHDGTYTKFLLVDTPGHGKLRNVPMGKLDRTEKLKAVVFLVDAAAIGEPEVLAPTAAYLYDVLLFLQKRATTAKVKASIPILIAANKMDLFTALPSTLVKSNLEAELTRIRASRSKGLLDSGVGSDDIGSEEQDSWLGEYGSSKFTFSQLQEFDIDVDVLPGNVTGDGPGADKWWWWIAQRV; encoded by the coding sequence ATGGCCAACTTCGTCGCTACCgtcgaggccatcatgacaccctcGCTCGCCACAATCATCATTGGTGCacttatcatcatcggcgctCCTATAATTCTTCACCTTatcctctcctcatcaaggacgTACACCGTCGCCCCCAGCGtcctccttctcggtccCGCCAACGCTGGCAAGACGTCACTTCTCACACTCTTTGAGCGCGGCGCTTCTGGTACCGAGACGCACACTTCCCAGGTGTCGCACGATGTCGAGCTCAACGCCTCTACCGACTCGGAGAACAAGCACTCGTACCGTAATCACGATACCCATGATGGTACATACACCAAGTTCTTGCTCGTCGATACTCCTGGACATGGAAAGCTGCGAAACGTACCCATGGGCAAGCTGGACCGCACTGAAAAACTAAAGGCCGTTGTGTTCTTGGTGGATGCCGCTGCTATCGGAGAGCCCGAGGTTCTTGCGCCCACCGCTGCGTATCTCTACGACGTgctgctcttcctccagaagcGCGCTACCAccgccaaggtcaaggcttcGATCCCTATTCTTATCGCCGCTAACAAGATGGACCTCTTTACCGCTTTGCCATCGACACTTGTCAAGTCCAACCTCGAAGCCGAGCTGACGAGGATTCGTGCTTCGCGAAGCAAGGGACTGCTGGACTCGGGCGTCGGATCTGACGACATTGGCTCGGAGGAGCAGGATTCTTGGCTGGGCGAGTACGGTTCCTCTAAGTTCACCTTCAGCCAGCTCCAGGAGTTTGacatcgatgttgatgtcctcCCTGGAAACGTCACTGGCGATGGTCCTGGAGCAGAcaagtggtggtggtggatcGCTCAGCGGGTATAA